A region from the Mycolicibacterium phlei genome encodes:
- a CDS encoding ArsR/SmtB family transcription factor, translating to MKSGSVAPVVCGSLDAATALFHSLSDGTRLAILRRLAIGEARVVDLTGELGLAQSTVSAHLACLRDCGLVDFRAQGRASVYRLARPELLEMFRAAEAVLEATGNAVALCPNYGHPDQKKIAR from the coding sequence ATGAAAAGTGGTTCGGTCGCTCCCGTTGTGTGCGGGAGTTTGGATGCGGCGACGGCGTTGTTTCACAGCCTGTCCGATGGCACCCGGTTGGCGATCCTGCGCCGCCTGGCCATCGGTGAAGCCCGGGTAGTGGATCTGACCGGCGAGTTGGGGTTGGCGCAGTCGACGGTGTCGGCGCATCTGGCCTGCTTGCGTGACTGCGGCCTGGTGGATTTCCGGGCGCAGGGCCGTGCCTCGGTGTATCGGCTGGCCCGCCCGGAGTTGTTGGAGATGTTTCGGGCCGCCGAAGCAGTCCTGGAAGCCACCGGCAACGCGGTCGCCTTGTGCCCCAACTACGGCCACCCCGATCAGAAGAAGATTGCGCGATGA
- a CDS encoding methyltransferase family protein: protein MSFAALGLFVVLTLVIGAWRRRIQLARTGDSGNRRRWRPDGTLEWWALALADLGYLLVGVGAPAAALAGLPPLAVLDQPWVHGLGIVVAVAGITATLLAQLGLGASWRIGVDETETTDLVTTGPFALVRNPIFTALLITMTSLAVMVPNPIAIAGLVIAVAGIELQVRGVEEPYLRRVHGRAYTDYAAAVGRFLPGIGRTRSLSPREANDAARHHN from the coding sequence ATGAGCTTCGCAGCGCTGGGCCTGTTCGTGGTGTTGACGCTGGTGATCGGGGCGTGGCGGCGTCGCATTCAGCTGGCCCGCACCGGCGACAGCGGCAACCGGCGCCGGTGGCGCCCAGACGGCACGTTGGAATGGTGGGCGCTGGCCCTCGCCGACCTGGGCTATCTGCTGGTCGGAGTCGGAGCCCCGGCCGCAGCGCTGGCCGGGCTGCCGCCACTGGCCGTCCTCGACCAGCCGTGGGTGCATGGGCTCGGGATCGTGGTTGCGGTCGCCGGCATCACCGCGACCCTGCTCGCCCAGCTCGGCCTTGGCGCGTCATGGCGGATCGGGGTCGATGAGACCGAGACCACCGATCTGGTCACCACCGGGCCATTCGCGCTCGTGCGCAACCCCATCTTCACCGCGCTGCTGATCACTATGACCAGCCTGGCCGTGATGGTCCCCAACCCCATTGCGATCGCGGGGCTGGTGATCGCGGTGGCCGGGATCGAGCTGCAGGTGCGTGGGGTGGAGGAACCCTACCTGCGGCGGGTCCACGGCCGCGCCTACACCGACTACGCCGCCGCGGTGGGCCGATTCCTGCCTGGGATCGGCCGCACCCGCTCCCTCTCACCACGTGAGGCCAATGATGCTGCCCGACACCACAACTGA
- a CDS encoding DsbA family protein, translating into MARNRRILLTAFLIAALAIGVLVYLSVRDRASTSPARPDNPVAGQVVRENSHRLNAVPDSRVTFVEFLDFECEGCRGVYPEIEKARAEYGDRVNFVIRYFPLQAHVNAERAARAVEAAAQQGQLEAMYRKMYDTQAQWGEKQTPADDVFRGFAAQLGLDMAAYDAAYADPATLERIRLDVADGRALGVQGTPTFFLNDTRIQPHSYEDLTAAFDEALAAN; encoded by the coding sequence ATGGCGCGCAACCGCCGTATCCTGCTCACCGCATTTCTCATCGCCGCCCTGGCGATCGGAGTGCTGGTCTACCTGTCGGTGCGCGACCGCGCCTCGACCAGCCCGGCACGACCCGACAACCCGGTGGCGGGGCAGGTGGTGCGCGAGAACAGTCACCGCCTCAACGCGGTGCCCGACAGCCGCGTGACGTTCGTGGAATTTCTCGACTTCGAATGTGAGGGCTGCCGCGGGGTCTACCCGGAGATCGAAAAGGCGCGGGCCGAATACGGGGACCGGGTGAACTTCGTCATCCGTTACTTTCCGCTGCAAGCCCACGTCAACGCCGAGCGGGCCGCCCGGGCGGTGGAAGCCGCCGCCCAGCAAGGACAGCTGGAGGCGATGTATCGCAAAATGTATGACACCCAGGCCCAGTGGGGTGAAAAGCAAACCCCCGCCGATGACGTATTCCGCGGATTCGCAGCACAACTGGGTCTGGACATGGCTGCCTACGACGCGGCCTACGCCGATCCCGCCACGCTGGAACGCATCCGCCTCGACGTCGCCGACGGCCGGGCCTTGGGGGTGCAGGGCACCCCGACGTTTTTCCTCAACGACACCCGCATCCAGCCACACAGCTATGAAGACCTGACCGCAGCGTTCGACGAAGCGCTCGCCGCCAACTAG
- a CDS encoding methyltransferase family protein: MPVTALGLYLIFAVLGFGWRSWTQYRHTGSTGFRGIHGRPGSPQWLAGAGFLAAILAGAAAPLLQLLGIVNPVTILQATWIQTTGIVLAGVGIAATLYAQRDMGQSWRIGVDPNETTTLVRHGVFALVRNPIFAAMLIFAAGITLITPNPLALVAFLVLLVTIELQVRVVEEPYLNAVHGRAYRDYCGAVGRFVPHIGRSLTV; the protein is encoded by the coding sequence ATGCCCGTCACCGCGCTGGGTCTGTATCTGATTTTCGCTGTGTTGGGGTTCGGCTGGCGCAGCTGGACGCAATACCGCCACACCGGCTCCACCGGATTCCGCGGCATCCACGGCCGGCCCGGGTCGCCGCAATGGTTGGCCGGCGCCGGATTCCTCGCTGCCATCCTGGCCGGGGCGGCCGCGCCGCTGCTGCAACTGCTCGGCATCGTCAACCCGGTCACGATCCTGCAGGCGACGTGGATCCAGACCACCGGCATCGTGCTGGCTGGTGTCGGGATCGCGGCCACCCTCTACGCACAACGCGACATGGGCCAATCGTGGCGCATCGGAGTGGACCCCAACGAGACCACCACATTGGTACGCCACGGCGTGTTTGCGCTGGTGCGCAACCCCATCTTCGCCGCCATGCTGATCTTCGCCGCCGGCATCACCCTGATCACCCCCAACCCGCTCGCCCTGGTCGCGTTCCTTGTGCTGCTGGTGACGATCGAACTGCAGGTCCGGGTGGTCGAAGAGCCCTACCTGAATGCAGTTCACGGCCGGGCCTACCGGGACTACTGTGGGGCTGTCGGCCGGTTTGTTCCCCACATCGGACGCAGCCTTACCGTCTGA
- a CDS encoding class I SAM-dependent methyltransferase, with product MATDDRTARWNRYWDKKSATYDREIGFFDRHLFGDSRQWVCSQATGDVLEVAIGTGLNLAFYPKDVTLTGIDWSEQMLDLARQRAADLGHPATLQQADAHHLPFEDASFDTVVCTFGLCAIPDHTQALTEMTRVLRTGGKLILVDHVRSSTAPVRAVQRFLELFTVPLGGEHFLRRPLDHLRAATDLAIDHRERFTLGLVERVVAHKAATT from the coding sequence ATGGCCACCGATGATCGCACCGCCCGCTGGAACCGGTACTGGGACAAGAAATCGGCCACCTATGACCGTGAGATCGGGTTCTTCGACCGTCACCTGTTCGGCGATTCCCGCCAATGGGTTTGCAGCCAAGCCACCGGCGACGTCCTGGAGGTCGCGATCGGCACTGGCCTCAATCTTGCCTTCTACCCCAAGGACGTCACGCTGACCGGGATCGACTGGAGCGAGCAGATGCTCGACCTCGCCCGTCAACGCGCCGCCGACCTCGGCCACCCCGCCACCCTGCAACAAGCCGACGCACATCACCTGCCGTTCGAAGACGCCAGCTTCGACACCGTGGTCTGCACCTTCGGGCTCTGCGCCATCCCTGACCACACCCAAGCCCTCACCGAAATGACCCGAGTCCTGCGGACCGGCGGAAAACTCATCCTGGTCGACCACGTCCGCAGCAGCACGGCCCCAGTCCGAGCCGTGCAGCGCTTCTTGGAACTGTTCACCGTTCCTCTCGGCGGCGAACACTTCCTACGCCGCCCCCTCGACCACCTCCGAGCGGCGACCGACCTCGCCATCGATCATCGTGAGCGGTTCACCCTCGGCCTCGTCGAACGCGTCGTCGCCCACAAAGCCGCCACCACCTGA
- a CDS encoding IS3 family transposase (programmed frameshift), producing the protein MPKEQSPGKPTTRRYSAEEKAAAVRMVRTLRAELGTEQGTVQRVARQLGYGVESVRTWVRQVDIDEGLAPGVTTSESKKVKELEQEIRELKRANEILKRAAKFLRGGARPPTQEIVDFIDDNRGEFGVEPICTVLRSAGLQVALSTYYDAKARVPSARALRDAVLGPALCQLWKDNYCVYGARKLWKTARRDGHDVGRDQVARLMRAAGIEGVRRGKRVRTTKADPAAARHPDLVHRNFAAAAPNQLWVTDLTFVPTWAGVAYVCFIIDAHSRMIVGWRVASHMRTSMVLDALEMARWSRGTTLQGLICHSDAGSQFTSIRYGERLAEIGAVPSIGTVGDSFDNALAETVNGYYKAELIYGPARSGPWKTVEDVELATLSWVHWHNTSRLHSYLGDIPPTEFEAAFYDAYRTDQPLIGIQ; encoded by the exons ATGCCGAAGGAACAGTCGCCCGGGAAGCCGACGACACGTCGATACAGTGCCGAGGAGAAGGCCGCCGCGGTGCGGATGGTCCGCACCTTGCGCGCGGAGCTGGGCACCGAGCAGGGCACAGTGCAGCGGGTCGCTCGCCAGCTCGGCTACGGAGTGGAATCGGTGCGCACCTGGGTCCGTCAGGTCGACATCGACGAAGGCCTGGCTCCTGGGGTGACGACCTCGGAGTCGAAGAAGGTGAAGGAACTCGAACAGGAGATCCGAGAACTCAAGCGTGCCAACGAGATTCTGAAGCGAGCAGCCA AGTTTCTTCGGGGCGGAGCTCGACCGCCAACACAAGAAATAGTCGATTTCATCGACGACAATCGCGGGGAGTTCGGGGTCGAGCCCATCTGCACGGTCCTGCGCAGCGCAGGCTTGCAGGTGGCCCTGAGCACCTACTACGACGCCAAAGCCCGGGTCCCATCGGCGCGGGCCCTGCGCGACGCCGTCCTCGGGCCGGCGTTGTGCCAGCTCTGGAAAGACAACTACTGCGTCTATGGGGCCCGCAAACTCTGGAAAACGGCTCGTCGCGATGGTCATGACGTCGGTCGCGATCAGGTGGCCCGGCTGATGCGGGCCGCAGGCATTGAGGGGGTCCGGCGCGGCAAACGGGTGCGGACCACCAAAGCTGACCCAGCCGCGGCGCGGCACCCGGACTTGGTGCACCGCAACTTCGCCGCGGCTGCCCCGAACCAGCTCTGGGTGACCGACCTGACATTCGTGCCGACCTGGGCCGGGGTGGCCTACGTGTGCTTCATCATTGACGCACACTCGCGGATGATCGTGGGGTGGCGGGTGGCTTCGCACATGCGGACCTCGATGGTTCTCGACGCGTTGGAGATGGCGCGTTGGTCACGCGGAACTACATTGCAGGGCTTGATATGTCACTCAGATGCCGGGTCGCAATTCACGTCCATTCGCTACGGCGAGCGGCTCGCTGAGATCGGCGCAGTCCCGTCAATTGGGACCGTTGGAGATAGTTTCGATAACGCTCTCGCGGAGACAGTCAACGGTTACTACAAGGCCGAGCTGATCTACGGGCCGGCTCGAAGCGGACCGTGGAAGACCGTCGAGGACGTAGAACTCGCCACCCTCAGTTGGGTCCACTGGCACAACACCAGCCGCCTGCACAGCTACCTCGGCGACATCCCACCCACGGAGTTCGAAGCCGCGTTCTACGATGCATACCGGACCGACCAACCCTTGATCGGAATCCAATAG
- a CDS encoding tetratricopeptide repeat protein, with amino-acid sequence MPDDHRTDEDGVVRNINISATDGGVAAYRIDQVIIDGLAELQAATTVLPLDALVVEASPFVGREAELTQIADRLSASGHDMSSSIVIVSGPPGAGKTALVRHAATVASEAGTFDRVLFVDLRGYADDPNDRVQPAVVLSKLLILLGVEDSEIAADPAEQAIQYQERLTALAAEGKSVLLWLDNASDPSQFGPLRPASAVHRVVVTTRETFASVPKPQVVDVGVMESDDAVELLVSAVEARIPDDARLIEDPQTALRLAELCDHLPLALQIVSALLADEPDRPISELVIELASEEDRLNSLDYGGELSVRAAFALSYRRLPDNLKRLFRLLSVVPGGDVGLVAAGWLIDASHTAVRPQLMALVRSHLIQQHVRNRWSMHDLLRLYSAELSAEHPEDAERALKVIVVKYLLGVGAAADWLTGVPNDTNRRYFPTAQHAAAWFEEEHPTASAIALSVAKRPEREYRELTLALAVGLGEILGSQRHWLKEFHDVAVVGASLVPAAENRHYAACVLNHYGSALRKMRQFDDALEAFRRAAEVAEEAGLEWVAGAARTNMGNVYLDQGRDVDEVVQFYWEDVRACQESDPPHRRGEAAALSNIGGALGDAGRYTEALSPLREAMSICRDLDDKPGIASAGKNLGAVLGRLARIEDNQAYLEEAIALLQEAAEIYKERGNYSGWAEVANNLGQAQCQLRRFSEGIPNLEAALRYFEESGQSDLAKNVREDVESYRMDASGGRPWSATTLEPDRYRFTNTSGGRLAQITLAPFGATQVMVENSPDPHIVPEPVANGGSFVAVVRGRGMRITATAMPSMVPVYLDFSPA; translated from the coding sequence ATGCCGGACGACCACCGTACTGACGAAGACGGTGTAGTCAGAAACATCAATATCAGCGCCACCGATGGCGGTGTGGCTGCCTATCGCATTGATCAGGTCATCATCGATGGCTTAGCCGAATTGCAGGCAGCCACAACAGTTCTTCCCCTTGACGCGCTGGTCGTCGAAGCGTCCCCATTTGTCGGTCGCGAAGCAGAGTTGACGCAGATTGCTGACCGACTGTCTGCATCGGGCCACGACATGAGCAGCAGCATCGTCATCGTGAGTGGCCCCCCAGGGGCAGGAAAGACCGCGCTAGTACGGCATGCCGCCACGGTGGCTTCGGAAGCTGGCACGTTCGACCGAGTTCTATTTGTCGATCTGCGCGGCTATGCGGACGATCCCAACGATCGGGTGCAACCAGCGGTTGTGCTGTCGAAACTGTTGATACTGCTCGGGGTCGAGGATTCCGAAATCGCCGCTGATCCTGCAGAGCAGGCGATCCAGTACCAAGAGCGACTCACCGCCCTCGCAGCAGAAGGAAAATCAGTTCTGCTCTGGCTGGACAACGCAAGCGACCCCTCACAGTTCGGTCCACTGCGGCCGGCCAGCGCCGTTCACCGGGTCGTCGTGACGACGCGAGAGACCTTCGCCAGTGTGCCGAAACCACAGGTCGTCGACGTTGGTGTGATGGAATCCGACGACGCGGTAGAACTCTTGGTCAGCGCCGTCGAGGCCCGCATCCCCGATGACGCCCGACTGATCGAGGATCCGCAAACCGCGTTGCGGTTGGCAGAACTCTGTGATCATTTGCCCCTAGCCCTGCAGATCGTCTCCGCCCTCCTGGCCGATGAGCCCGACCGACCGATCTCCGAGCTGGTTATTGAGCTAGCGAGCGAGGAGGACAGGCTCAATAGCCTGGACTACGGGGGAGAACTCTCAGTTCGCGCAGCATTTGCGCTGTCCTACAGGCGATTGCCGGATAACCTCAAACGTCTGTTCCGGTTACTTTCCGTAGTTCCAGGCGGGGATGTAGGCCTAGTGGCAGCCGGATGGCTTATCGACGCATCGCACACTGCGGTACGCCCGCAACTGATGGCGTTGGTCCGGAGTCACCTCATCCAGCAGCACGTGCGAAACCGCTGGAGCATGCACGATCTGCTCCGCCTGTACTCAGCCGAATTGTCCGCGGAACACCCCGAGGACGCTGAACGGGCCCTGAAGGTCATCGTTGTGAAGTACCTGCTGGGTGTCGGCGCCGCGGCCGATTGGCTTACGGGCGTGCCGAACGACACCAACAGGCGATACTTCCCTACAGCACAACACGCGGCTGCATGGTTCGAGGAAGAGCACCCTACGGCAAGCGCCATCGCCCTGTCGGTCGCGAAGCGCCCGGAGCGTGAGTACCGCGAACTGACGCTTGCTTTAGCAGTCGGACTCGGCGAGATACTGGGATCACAACGGCACTGGCTCAAAGAATTCCACGACGTTGCGGTCGTGGGTGCGTCTCTTGTCCCGGCGGCGGAAAACCGTCACTACGCGGCGTGCGTGCTGAACCACTACGGTTCCGCTCTGCGGAAGATGCGTCAGTTCGACGACGCACTCGAAGCCTTTCGACGAGCTGCGGAGGTCGCAGAGGAGGCCGGGTTGGAATGGGTCGCAGGCGCGGCCCGCACCAACATGGGAAATGTGTACCTAGATCAAGGTCGTGACGTCGATGAAGTTGTCCAATTCTACTGGGAAGACGTTCGGGCCTGCCAGGAATCTGATCCACCGCATCGCCGCGGCGAAGCGGCTGCGTTGAGCAACATCGGCGGTGCATTGGGAGATGCTGGCAGGTACACCGAAGCGCTGTCACCACTACGCGAAGCGATGTCCATCTGTCGAGATCTCGATGACAAGCCCGGAATCGCCAGCGCAGGTAAGAATCTCGGGGCTGTCCTCGGTCGCCTCGCTCGTATCGAGGACAACCAGGCCTACCTGGAGGAAGCAATCGCGCTGCTCCAAGAGGCGGCAGAGATTTACAAGGAACGCGGCAACTACTCGGGTTGGGCGGAGGTCGCCAACAACCTCGGCCAGGCACAGTGCCAGCTACGCCGCTTCTCTGAAGGAATTCCCAACCTGGAGGCCGCGCTGCGTTACTTCGAGGAATCCGGCCAATCTGATCTAGCCAAGAATGTCCGTGAGGATGTGGAGTCCTACCGGATGGACGCCAGTGGCGGTCGCCCTTGGTCTGCAACGACTTTAGAACCGGACAGGTATCGCTTCACCAACACCTCGGGCGGTCGCCTGGCACAGATCACCCTAGCGCCCTTCGGCGCCACCCAGGTCATGGTTGAGAACAGTCCTGACCCGCACATCGTTCCCGAACCGGTAGCGAACGGCGGCAGTTTCGTCGCAGTGGTGCGCGGGCGCGGGATGCGAATCACTGCGACCGCAATGCCGTCGATGGTGCCTGTCTACCTGGACTTCTCGCCCGCCTAA
- the istB gene encoding IS21-like element helper ATPase IstB — protein sequence MAVKTTTSSRDVSAELAYLTRALKAPTLREAVERLAERARTETWSYEEFLAACLQREVSARESHGGEGRIRAARFPSRKSLEEFDFDHARGLKRDLIAHLGTLDFVTARDNVVFLGPPGTGKTHLAIGIAIRACQAGHRVLFATASQWVDRLAAAHHGGTLQAELVRLARYPLLVVDEVGYIPFEPEAANLFFQLVSSRYERASLIVTSNKPFGRWGEVFGDDVVAAAMIDRLVHHAEVISLKGDSYRIKDRDLGRVPTVTAEEQ from the coding sequence ATGGCCGTTAAGACCACAACGAGCAGCCGTGATGTCAGCGCCGAGCTGGCCTATCTGACCCGAGCGCTCAAAGCACCCACCTTGCGCGAGGCCGTCGAGCGGCTCGCCGAGCGGGCCCGGACTGAGACGTGGAGCTATGAGGAGTTCCTCGCGGCGTGTCTGCAGCGCGAAGTTTCCGCCCGTGAGTCACACGGCGGCGAGGGCAGGATTCGGGCTGCGCGGTTTCCCTCGCGCAAGTCGTTGGAGGAGTTCGACTTCGACCACGCCCGCGGCCTCAAACGCGATCTCATCGCCCATCTGGGCACGCTGGACTTCGTCACCGCCCGTGACAATGTGGTGTTCCTGGGGCCGCCCGGGACCGGGAAAACGCACTTGGCGATCGGGATCGCGATCCGCGCCTGCCAGGCCGGACACCGGGTCCTGTTTGCCACCGCAAGCCAATGGGTCGATCGGCTCGCCGCAGCCCACCACGGCGGCACCCTGCAGGCCGAACTCGTTCGGCTCGCCCGCTACCCGCTGTTGGTCGTCGACGAAGTCGGCTACATCCCCTTCGAACCCGAAGCGGCCAATCTCTTCTTCCAGCTGGTGTCGTCGCGCTACGAACGGGCCAGCCTCATCGTCACCTCAAACAAACCATTCGGCCGCTGGGGTGAAGTCTTCGGCGACGACGTCGTCGCCGCCGCCATGATCGACCGCCTCGTCCACCACGCCGAAGTCATCTCACTCAAAGGAGACAGCTACCGCATCAAAGACCGAGACCTCGGCCGCGTCCCCACAGTCACTGCCGAGGAACAATGA
- the istA gene encoding IS21 family transposase — protein sequence MLSVEDWAEIRRLRRSEQLSISEVAQVMGVARNTVKAALASDRPPKYERESAGSVADEAEPRIRELLSAYPRMPSTVIAERIGWQYSIRTLSERVRELRPLYLPPDPASRTMYQAGEIAQCDLWFPDVEIPVGYGQVRTATALPVMTMVCGYSRWASALLIPTRTAEDLYAGWWQHVSILGAVPRVFVWDGESAVGRWRARMPELTTACQAFRGTLATKVVICKPGDPEAKGLVERFHDYLERAFLPGRVFTSPTDFNTQLGDWMVGANHRQHRVLRCRPADRIEADKAAMLPLPPVDPVTGWRTHARLPRDHYVRLDTNDYSVHPAAVGRRIEVVADLARVRVWCAGRLVAAHDRIWAKHQTISDPAHLAAAKAMRRNRFDVLTLPSQVEVEQRLLTDYDALAADLNGPVA from the coding sequence GTGTTGAGCGTGGAGGACTGGGCAGAGATCCGGCGGTTGCGCCGGTCAGAGCAGTTATCGATTTCCGAAGTGGCGCAGGTGATGGGGGTGGCGCGCAACACGGTCAAGGCGGCGTTGGCGTCGGACCGCCCGCCGAAGTATGAGCGCGAGTCCGCGGGGTCGGTGGCTGATGAGGCCGAGCCGCGGATCCGGGAGCTGCTGAGCGCCTATCCGCGGATGCCGTCGACGGTGATCGCTGAGCGGATCGGCTGGCAGTATTCGATCCGTACCCTCAGCGAGCGGGTGCGTGAACTGCGGCCGCTGTATCTGCCACCAGATCCGGCCTCGCGCACCATGTATCAGGCCGGGGAGATCGCCCAGTGTGACCTGTGGTTCCCCGACGTTGAAATCCCGGTCGGGTATGGGCAGGTGCGCACGGCCACGGCGCTGCCTGTGATGACGATGGTGTGCGGGTATTCCCGGTGGGCATCAGCGCTGCTGATCCCCACCCGCACCGCTGAAGATCTGTATGCCGGGTGGTGGCAGCACGTTTCGATACTGGGGGCAGTTCCTCGGGTGTTCGTCTGGGACGGTGAGAGCGCGGTCGGTCGCTGGCGGGCGCGCATGCCCGAGTTGACCACGGCCTGCCAGGCATTCCGCGGAACACTGGCTACCAAGGTGGTGATCTGCAAGCCCGGCGATCCGGAAGCCAAGGGGCTGGTGGAACGCTTTCACGACTACCTGGAACGGGCGTTCCTGCCGGGGCGAGTGTTCACCAGCCCGACGGACTTCAACACCCAGCTCGGCGACTGGATGGTGGGCGCCAACCACCGCCAGCATCGAGTGCTGCGGTGCCGGCCGGCAGATCGGATCGAGGCCGACAAGGCCGCGATGCTGCCGCTACCACCAGTGGACCCAGTTACCGGGTGGCGGACCCACGCCCGGCTGCCACGCGATCACTACGTGCGCCTGGACACCAACGACTACTCGGTGCACCCTGCTGCGGTGGGCCGGCGTATCGAGGTCGTCGCCGACCTGGCACGGGTGCGGGTGTGGTGTGCTGGCCGATTGGTCGCCGCCCACGACCGAATCTGGGCCAAGCACCAAACCATCAGCGACCCGGCGCACCTCGCGGCGGCTAAGGCGATGCGCCGCAATCGGTTCGACGTTCTCACCCTGCCCAGCCAGGTAGAAGTCGAGCAGCGGCTATTGACCGATTACGACGCGCTGGCCGCCGACCTGAACGGCCCGGTGGCGTGA
- a CDS encoding ribonuclease Z, with translation MIEVTLLGTGSPIPDARRAGPSTLVRAGGQTFLVDCGRGVLQRLTAAGVGANQLSALLLTHFHSDHIAELGDVLITRWVSTFTPDPPPLPIIGPPGTRELVDAMLKAFAFDISYRIAHHDDLTAPPPVTVLEYTEGEVWNSDGVTIRVAPTDHRPVTPTIGFRVEHDGASVVLAGDTVPCASLDELARGAGALVHTVIRKDLVEQMPMQRIRDICGYHSSVEQAAQTATRAGVGILILTHYVPAIAPGQEDEWRALAAAHFERQIELGDDLHTVDVHPGVSRPAD, from the coding sequence ATGATCGAGGTGACCCTGCTCGGTACCGGCAGCCCAATCCCCGACGCGCGGCGCGCGGGCCCGTCGACGCTGGTGCGTGCCGGCGGGCAGACGTTCCTGGTGGACTGCGGCCGCGGGGTGCTGCAGCGGCTGACCGCCGCCGGAGTCGGGGCCAACCAGCTCTCGGCGCTGCTGCTGACCCACTTCCACAGCGACCACATCGCCGAGCTGGGTGACGTGCTGATCACCCGCTGGGTGTCGACGTTCACTCCGGATCCGCCGCCGCTGCCGATCATCGGGCCGCCGGGCACCCGCGAGCTCGTCGACGCCATGCTCAAGGCGTTCGCGTTCGACATCAGCTACCGGATCGCCCACCACGACGACCTCACCGCCCCGCCCCCGGTCACGGTTCTCGAGTACACCGAGGGCGAGGTGTGGAACAGCGACGGGGTGACGATCCGGGTGGCGCCGACGGACCACCGGCCGGTGACGCCGACCATCGGGTTCCGCGTCGAGCACGACGGCGCTTCGGTGGTGCTGGCCGGCGACACGGTGCCGTGCGCGAGCCTTGACGAACTGGCCAGGGGTGCGGGGGCGTTGGTGCACACCGTGATTCGCAAGGACCTGGTCGAGCAGATGCCGATGCAGCGGATCCGCGACATCTGCGGTTACCACTCGTCGGTCGAACAGGCCGCCCAGACCGCGACGCGCGCCGGGGTCGGGATCCTGATCCTCACCCACTATGTGCCCGCGATCGCGCCCGGCCAGGAGGACGAGTGGCGCGCGCTGGCCGCAGCCCACTTCGAGCGGCAGA